ACGGCCGGCATTCAGGCTGCTACCTACCTCAAAGCTGTAGAGGCCGGGGTAGACGTGATTGATGTGTGTTTGGGGTCTATGTCGGGGCTCACATCGCAGCCTAATTTCAACTCCGTGGTGGAGATGCTGCGGTTCCAGGAGCGGCACCGGGAGTTTGATTTGAAAAGCCTGAACGAGTTCTCCAACTACTGGGAAACCGTGCGCGAGTACTATTATCCGTTTGAGAGCGGCCTTAAGGCCAGCACTGCCGAGGTGTATCAGCACGAGATTCCGGGCGGGCAATACTCCAACCTTCGGCCGCAGGCCCAGGCTTTGGGCTTGGGAGATAAATGGGAGCAGATCAAGCAGACCTTTGCCGAGGTAAACCAACTCTTCGGTGATGTGATCAAGGTGACGCCCAGCTCCAAGGTGGTGGGCGACATGGCGCTGTACCTGGTGTCCAACAACCTGACCACGGTAGACGTGCTGGAGCGCGGCGAGCAGATCTCGTTCCCTGAGAGTGTGCAGAGTTTCTTCCGGGGAGACATAGGGCAGCCCGAAGGCGGTTTCCCGAAGAAGCTGCAGAAGCTGGTGCTCAAAGAAGAACAGCCTTACACTGACCGGCCTAACGAGCACCTGCCACCCGTGGATCTGGAAGGTGGTTTTGCCCGGTTTCAGGAAAAACAGGGCGAAAACAGAACCTTCACCGATTTCCTTTCTTACCAGCTGTACCCCAAGGTGTGGGAAGAATACCGCCAGCACCAAATTCATTTTGGCGATGTGTCCAAAATCCCGACCCGTATCTTCTTCTTTGGCATGCGGCCCGGCGAGGAGTACATCATTGACATGGCTAAGGGCAAGTCCATTATTGTGCAGTACATGTCCATGACCGAGCCAGATGAGGACGGCCTGCGCACCGTTTTCTTCAAACTCAACGGCCAGACCCGCAACATTGAGGTGCGCGACAAGACCGTAAAAGTGGAGAAAGTCTCTAACCGCAAAGCAGAGGCCGGCAACGCCAAGCAACTGGGCGCCCCGCTGCAGGGCATGCTCTCCAAGGTACTGGTTCAGAAAGACCAGGCCGTCAAGAAAAACACGCCGCTTTTCATCATTGAAGCCATGAAAATGGAGACGACCGTCACCGCCCCAGAAGACATGGTCATAGCCGATGTGCACCTGCCCGACGGTACCCTGGTGCACGCCGATGACCTGGTGCTGAGTTTGAATTAAAACTGCTTCAATAAAAAAAAGCCCTTTCCGTCAAAAGGCAGAAAGGGCTTTTACTTGTATAGTGGCTGATTCTTACTGCAGCCAATCTGGTTTAGTGGTGGTGATGTTGGCTTTGAGCTGGTTCAGTAAACTGTAAAGGCCAAAGTAGGTCCTATTCACAAATAAGCCGTGCCGGGAGCCGCGGGCCTGGCGGGAGTTCCGGAACATCTTGTCGCGGGCCACCCGGTCGCCCAGGTCATAGATCTGCTTGAAATAGGCATCATCCCCAAAGTCAAAGGTTTGGCTATGGAAGGGTTTACCCAGCAAGGCGATCATTTCCCTGAAAACCGTTTTGAAGTACGTTTGCTCCACCGGGGTGTCCTGGGAGCTGATAAATTCAAGGTCAAAAAAGATCTGGTTCAGTTCTTCTTCCTGCAGCAGGCTTTCCTTTTTGATGAGCGAGAAATAGCCCTGGTAAAAATCCTGGGGGATCACCTTCACGCAGCCAAAGTCAATAATGGCAAGCGTGGGGCCTTCCTGGATGATGAAATTACCGGGGTGCGGGTCGGCGTGCACCTGTTTTAGGTGGTGCACCTGGTAGTGGTAGAAATCCCAGAGGGCTTGGCCCATCTTGTTACGGTCTGCCTGACTGGGGTTGGTTTTCAGCCAATCTGTAATGTGCGCGCCTTCCAGCCAGTCCATGGTAATAATGCGGGCGCTGCTGAGTTGCGGGTAATAGGTAGGGAAGTTCAGGTGAGGCAGGTGGCGGCAGGCCTGGGAGATTTCCTGCGACCGCTGCACCTCTAACAGGTAATCGGTCTCTTCCAGCAGTTTTTGCTCCACCTCATCCATGTAATGGTCCATCTCCTTTTCGTTCAGGTTGAGTAAGCGGTAGGCAATGGGCCGCACCATTCTCAGGTCTGAACTCACACTGTCGGCTACGCCGGGGTACTGCACCTTTACGGCGTAGGTTTTTCCGTCTTTGGTGGCCTTGTGCACCTGCCCAATAGAGGCGGCATTGACCGCCGAGTGGGTGAAGGTGTCAAATAGGGTGTCTGGGGCGGCCCCGAAAGACTTCTGGAAGGTTCTCACCACCAACGGGTAAGACAGTGGCGGCGCGCTGTACTGGGCCATCATGAACTTTTGCTGGTAGGCGTTGGGCAGCAGGTTTTTGTCCATGGACATCATCTGCGCCATTTTCAGGGCACTGCCTTTCAACTGGCCCAGCGAGGCGTAAATGTCCTCGGCGTTGCTGGTGTGTAGCTCCTCTTTGCTGAGCGAGGGGTTCACCATTTTCTTGGCGTAGTGCTTTATGTAATTGCCGCCCACCTTGGCGCCGGTACTTATGAATTTGGAGGCACGCTGTACTTTGGAGGTGGGAATATGATCCTGCTCCTGCGGGGTATCTTTCATGGGTTCTTATCTGGACTGGTAAAGGAATTTGGCGAAATCAAGGAGGGAGTCTATCGCGTTTCGGCCAATGAGGTCAAACGCCAGCGCCACCGACTTTTCAATGGCCGCATCTGTTTTCTCAAAGCCCGGCGAGGTGTCCCGAAGCCAGAACTGGAAAATGAACATGGTCTCGGCCCACATTCCTTCCTCATAGCCGTCTGAAAAGAACTTCCTGTCCACAATTTCACCGGTGGCCTTGCCTTCGTGCACAATCTCTTTGGCAAAGGCCTTGAATTTTCTTTTGAAGCTCATTACCTCGCTGGGCAGCACTTTCGCGAAACCCGCCTGGTGCTCATATAGAGAGAGAAAATAGCTTCTGTTTTTCTTGAGTTCCTCTATCCAGGTAAAGTAGAAAGAGAGCAGCTTCTCCTGGGCCGCGTAGGAGGGGTACACTTCCTGGGCGTACATCACGGCCAGGGTCTGGTCAAAGATCTGGTCCCACACCTCGCTTTTAATGCTTTTAAAGGAGTTGTAGTACTGAAAAAACTCTTCCTGCCGCAGGTTCAGGGTCTGGGCAAACTTGAAGACCGAAGCCGGCTCATGGCCAGTCTCCAGCACGTGCTGGATAAAGGCGTTTTTTATTCTGGCTTTCTCTTCTGGTTCTCTATGTTGGATGGGTGCTGTGTTTTCCATTGTCTTGCTGTTGTCTGCCAGGATAACAAGCAACACAGGGGAGAGGTTTAAATAATGAGAAGATAGTATTCAATGGATTGGCTCCTGGAAGGCGCGTGCCGTAAAACCGTTGGAAGCAGCCATCCTTGCCTTGCTGGCAGGGTCTTAAGGAACTTCCTGTTTTGGGCCTGTTTTTCTAAAAACAGGCCCAAAACAGGAAGTTTGCTTTTACTCCTTGCTCATGTACAACACCGGATTATTCTTGGCGGCGAAGGGGTCTATGACAATATTATGCCCGGCCGTGATCAGCCATTTCCCTTTTTGCTTTACCATGACCAGGGTCGCCAACTCTTCATCATCGCCCATTTTGTTATGGCCATTGTCTATGCCGTCTGGTGGGTAAAAAGCGCCTACTCCCCAAAGAAGGTGCACAAGGGCAACGTCATCGGTCAGGAACCTGATGTGCGTTTTTGTTTTGGTCTGGGGAGTGTTTTTGAAGAATGTCTTGTGGTAGGTCTCCAGGCCGTGCCGGTTTTCTTTCTGGCCTTTCCACCACATGCCCACAATGTTCACCCAGTCAAAGTCTGGGGTGGTATAGGTCTCCATTTTGTCAAAATTGTGCCGGTTCCAGTCGGCAATCATGGCGTCAATCTGGGCATTGATGGCGGTTTGGTCTTTCTCTCTTTGCTGGGCAAAACCTGTTACCCATAGCAGGCAAATACAACCGGTAAGCAGCATCTTTTTCATGGCTATTTCTCCTTTCTGTTTAGTGAAGTAATACCCCAAAACTAGGGGTTGCCACTACCAGTAAATAGTATAAAAAAGACATTCTACACCAGTATATTAGACTGCAGCCGGTAAGGCGTCTGCACCAGGTCTTTGGCGATGATTCCAGGAGTTACGCCGGCAAATTCTTTAAAGTCTCTGATGAGGTGCATCTGGTCAAAATACCCCGAGGCATAGGAAATATGGGTCCAGCTAAGGTCTGGGCGCGTTTCACGTAGGCGGTAGGCGTTAGAGAAACGAATAAGGCGGGCAAAGACTTTGGGCGAGAGGCCTATTCTCTCGCGGCACTTCCGTTCAAACTGTTTCAGGCTCAGGCACCCCAGGTCGGCTACCTGCTCAATTGGCATATTGCCCGTTGCGCCCACCAGCTGCTCTAAAGCCTTGTCAAAGGGTAGAGGAGGGGCGCTTTCTTTTAATTTCTTCCACAAAAAAGCCTCTACCTGTTTCACCATCTGGTCCTGGGTAGGGGTGTTGCGCAGCTGCTCCATAAGTTGGGACACCTCTGAGCCTAAGACATCAGAGGCGTCATAGCCCTGGTCTAAAAGCAGATGCATGGGTACGCCAGTGAGTTTATGCAAGCCGCCGGTTTTAAAGCCTACATGCACCATTAAATGGTCATGGCCCATTTTTATGTTGACGCGGGTCAGCTGAGGCCCTACCAGCAGACAGTCGGGACTACTGACCAGCGTTTCTGACCCAAAAACCTGGGTTTGCACCGGATCATTGACATAAAAGAACAAACTGTGCTGGGGCGTAGGAGGAAAGGGATTAAGGGGCATAGCACTGCCGCTATCAGATTTCAAGCTGAAAATCATGATAGACTGCACATATTCCCGCAGACCAGGCGCCGGTAAGTAAACCTGTATGTTCAACTAGAGGAAGGTGTTTTTTTACTTGTACGGAGGGTATATGGGAAGGTAACCTTTCTATTTCTTCCCTGAGTTCTCTTTGTTTTCCTGCGCCCTAAAGGCCACCATTCTGGAGATGAGGTCATAGGGCACGGGCTGGTCCAGGGGAAACTGGACAGACCCTTTTCCTTGTTTGTAAGCGGCCAGTTCTGCGGCAAAGGCCGAGTGGCCGGTAGGGGTGGCGTAAAAGCCGATGTGGTGTTTGAAGCCGGCAAAATACACCAGGGCCTTGCCTTCGGTTTTGTAGGCAGGCATTCCGTAGCTTATGCTTTCCTGGGCCTGGGGTGCGGCCGCTACAATAGTCGCCCTTATCTGGAGCAGGAGCGTTTGAACTTCCGCCGGAAAGGTATTAATATACGTTTCTACCGGGTCCATCTAAAGCGATTTTTTGAGCAGTTTGCCATTATCAAAATCCTCCTGGTACTCTACCTGGTCATTTCTATCATAGCGTACAAAGGAGCCGTGTTTCTGGTTGTCCTTAAAATGGCCTACCTGCCAAAGCTGCCCGGTTTCGCGGTAAAACGTCCATTCTCCCTGCATCTGGTTGTCTGTGAAAGGCCCTGTGGCTTTTACCTTCCCGTTTTTGAAAAAGTAAGTTAGGGTGTCTTCGGTTTGTTCATGGACTTTCTGGCCGTTGGCATAGTTCTTTTTGGCTAGCATAAGCAAGGGGCTGGGCGAGTAATGGGGTAATTTAAAAGACTACTCTTGTAAAGGCAAATCTGTAGTAGGGTTATAAGGCAGCTACTACTGTTCCTCGGTTCGTTTCAGGAGGAGAGTCAATATGCGTGGAAGGGTGGTCCGGTCATCGTTATCAAAGTATTCCTGCACCATGATCAAGGAGAAACCATTCTGGAGGGCCGCCTGCGTAAAATCAGAGAAGTGGTGCGTGAAGCAGGGAACCACCTGGGTACCAGCCGGGGTGTCAAAGCGGGCCTTGGAGCCGGTGTATTGTTTGAAAGGATGCAACTCACCAATGTACACGTAGCTGCCAGCCTGCGTCACCGCTTTCACTTTCTGGAAGATGGTTTGCAGGTCTTCTATATGCTCCAGCACCAGACTGAACGTCACCAGGTCATAAGGTCCCTGGGCAAAGGTCCAGTCCTGGGTAATGTCTGCCTGAATAAAATGAACAAATCCCGTTTTAATTTTCTGCCGGGCTTTTTGCAGCATTTCCTCAGATAGGTCAATGGCGGTTACCTCTGTCACGTGCTCTGCCAGCCAGACCGTATTTTTGCCGGTACCGCAGCCTACTTCCAGGCACCTGTTAAAAGCAAGCCCGTGCAGCGTTTCCCGTAAGGAGACCGCTTCCAGGTCACGGGTGCGATTCTTATTGGTGTCATATTGCTCTGCCCAGAGGTTGTAAGCCTGGCGTGTGTCCATAAGGTATTTCGTTCTTGTTATTGGCTTTAGGAAAAGGGTTTCTTTTAAAAAGAGGAAAGGGTAAGAAAGAACCTCCGGGAATGATGGTAAACCCAATTAATAATCGGTTCTCCTTCTGGCCCCAGGTTTGGGTTAAGGGTAAATCATCAGGAATATAAAGGCAAACAGGTTCACCAGCAGCACTACCCCATACACTATATTGGTCTTGCCGCTGCTTAAAGAAAGCATGACAGTAAATACAGAAAGGCCCAGCAGGATAATGGATTTTATATCAAGCCCTAGAATGATTTTAAAATCATAGAGAATACAGACAATGGCCACACTGGGAATGGTTAAGCCAATACTGGCCAGGGCCGATCCCAGCGAAAGGTTCAGGCTGGTCTGTAGCTTGTTGTTTCTGGCCGCAATAATAGCCGCCGCGCCCTCTGCTAAAAGGATGATGGCCGCAATGATCACCCCCACCAGTGTCTTAGGCAGGTTATAGCCCGTAATGATGCTTTCAATGGTAGGGGAAAGGGTTTTGGCCAACAAAACCACAATCCCTAAGCAAAGGATAAGGAATAATAGGCTGGTGAAAAACAGGCGGTTGCTGATAGGCAGCGGCTCAGATTCCTCCTCTTCATTATCACCACCCACTGTAAGAAAATAGCTCCGGTGCCTTTTGGTTTGCGCGAATAAAAAGCAGGAGTAGATGACCAGACAGGCAATGGAGGCAAAGATCAACTGCGGGTTGGAGTAATAAGACCCCGAGACACTTTCTGTGAAGGTGGGAAAAACCAGGGCAAACCCAATAATGGACACCAACGACACCAGGGCAATGGTCACCGATGGTTTGGAAAAATCCTGTTCATAATGTTTCAGGCTCCCTATCAATAGGCAAAGGCCCACAATGCCGTTCAAGATGAGCATGGTGGCAGAATAGACCGTGTCACGGGCCAGTGAAGCCGCCTCTTTTCCTTCGGCCATCATGAGAGAGATGATAATGGAGACCTCAATGACCGTAATGGAAATGGCCAGGATGATGGTGCCGTATGGCTCGCCCACTTTCTGGGCAATGATCTCAGAATAATGCACGGCTGCCATCACACTGAAAATAAGCAGTACGCTGGCGGCTACCTGAAAGAACGTGCTATCATGGATAAGCCCCGAGAAATAGAGGACCCAGGCCAGTATAGGAATAACAACCGTCCATTGTAGAAATGACTTCATAAGTTTTAGGTAAGATTAGCGGGAGTACTTTATTCTTTAACTCAGCCAACTATATGTAATCATTGACCCTTTTTATGTTTTGCTATAACCATCATTATGGAGTAAGCCGGCAGAAAGGATTCAGGGTTTGTCAATTTCCGCTAACAGGTCTCCCAGGTCCAGAGGCCTGGTGTACATATCCAGGGAGCCGTCTGGTTTTGCGGGCCACTGCTCTTTGGGCCGGTCCCAGTAAAGCTCCACGCCGTTGCCGTCCGGGTCGTCCAGATACAAGGCCTCAGACACCCCGTGGTCGCTGGCGCCGGTGATGGGGTAATGTGCCCTCTGCAGCCGGTTAAAAATAAAGGCCAGGTCTTTTCTGGTGGGGTACAGGATTGCGGTGTGGAATAATCCTACGCTTTCCTGCTCAGCGGGGGGAGCATCTTTGCTGTACCAGGTATTCAGGCCAATATGGTGGTGGTAGCCCCCGGCAGAAATAAAAGCGGCCTGGCTGCCATACATGGTGGTGACTTCAAACCCCAGCAAGTCACGGTAAAACGCCAGCGCCCGGTCCAGGTCGGCTACTTTCAGGTGCACATGTCCTATGCGGGTTTGGGCCGGGACAACGTATTTATCTTCCATTTTACCAATTTTAAAGGAGTGGTAGTAATGGTTATTCTTACTCTATTAGGAGATAAAAGGGTTGATTTATGCCTGCCAAATATTGCTCAACCTTCAACCGTCTTTGCAGTGGCTGCAAGTTTAGGTTATTGGGGGTATGGGAGGATAGGAGGTGGATTTGGGAAAGTTTGTTGTAAGGTGATTACATTACCACGCTTAAAGCCTCGTTTAATAGATTATATAAAGTCCTCAAGAGATATGTTTAATTTTTTATATGACTGGTAACGGACTCGTATAAACAGCGAGCAAGGCCGTCGGCCTTAGCTTGATGTATATACAATGTTAGCAGCTTTATTTATTTAGTTCTATATAATTAAATCCTAAAAATGATTCATAGAAGCAAAGGTTAATTTCATCACCAATTTTTGGATTTAACCATAAGTTGTAATTAGTGACAACAGTTTCTTGTTTATTTCCTAGGTTAACAACTAAAGTATTAATTTCAGGTTTTCTAAACCCACTTTCTTGTCTATACTTGTTTACAACAAAAAAGGAGTCGCAACCTGTTTTGTATGATAAAGAAATGTTTAGTTCGTTTATAGCAAACAATAAGGCTCCAATTACTGTCATTATCACTAAAGCACTCATTGTTCCGTCATCATACTTTTTTAAACTATATCGCAGAATTATGGGTTTTACTTTTTTCCAAATTGAATAACCTATAGCTAATCCGATGACAATTATAATAGCAGTAAACAAATATGGTTCATTGTATTTAGATATATCTTTAAATGCATTTATTGCTAAAATCATACTGCCTAATAATGAAGACATTACTATAAGAGCAAGTATTAATGCATTCCTTTTTGATTTTTTTTCTTTCATTATATATTGCTGCTAACGAACTGGTGTAAACGACGGCGAGGCCGTCGGCCGCTGCTGGCGTTTACACGTGGTTAGGTAAAGGCGTTTTTCTATTTTACTAGCATTTTCACTTTATCCTCTAATTCTTTACTATTATAGAAGTCCATACATTTCATAATATCTAATCTTTTGTCAAGCTTGCTTGAATACTTTTTCTTACTAATTTCGAGTGCCATGCTGTCGATTGTTTCCATAGCGTCTATACCGAAATTCCCTGTTTCAAAATATCCTGCGGCACTTCCTTCATTTTCCCAAAAGTCCGACTTTGGATTCGATTTATATAGGCATGAGCAAAAAGCCACCCTCTTTAATTTTTCTCTATCCTCGTTTGATTTTCGTCGCTCCTTAATTGTAAACCCAGCTACAAAAAGTAATATAATTGCAAAGAAGAAAAATGTCAGCTTTTTCATAATCTTCAATTTTACCTAACGTCTTTGCTAAACGACGGGCGAGGCCGTCGGCCGAAGACTGACGTTTAGGGTTTGTTAGGCAAAGATGTTTTTTAATAATATACTTTTTTGGAATAACAACCCTTATTCTCCCATTGGCCATTTTCTGCTTTTTTGTATAACTCTACACACGACCAGCCACATAGATTACCGCAATATAATTCAGTCTTCATTAATGCGTAATTCCTGTCTTTGCTAAACAGAGGTACTGAATATATATAGTACTCGTCCGTATTGTGCTCTGAATTCTTTACTTTTGGGAATTCTTTTACCGTTTGCCATTCTTTAATCTTTAATCCAGAAATCTGTTCTTTGATGAACTCAAAGTCGGGTTTAGTTAAGAAATCAGCGAGAAGTGGGGCTTCACCATAATTAAAGCTATAATTCCTTTTTTCTCCAGGTGTTAAAGTTTTCCAACTTTTTAGTTTTTTTAGAACGGAGTCGGGCTGGTATACTTCTTCCAATTTCCAGCTATTTATCTTCTTACTATATTTTCCTTTTGCTTGGTTTTGGATAAAGGTTACTATTTCTATGTCATCAATAATTGATGAGTAAGTTTGGCCAAATGTCGATAGGCATGTTATGAAAAGGAGAAATTGAGTAAGTATCAGATTTTTCATTTTTACATTTTTGCCTAACGGTTAGTATAAACGACGCGCATGGCCGTCGGCCGTAGCGTGACGTTTATGCAGTGTTAGGGCACGTAATTTTTTTGGTATTTTACTCTATGCAAAAACCCCAATTAATCTTGAAGCAAATATTACAAGGTTAATTGTTATGATAATTAATAAAGAAGCTCTTAGATATTTGTTCTTGTATTTAAGTCCTTTGTAAGGAATCAATGCGACAAGTCCACCAATAATGAATCCGATTATCGGTATGCTTATAAGCATTGTAATAAGAATCGCTCTAATCATCTGTCCGCTATTGGAATCGACATGTTCCCCCATCAAATTTTTAGCGTCGCCACCAAATATCCTTACAAGCCCGATGTTCAAAACAATTAATACTATAATTATCCAGATGTGCCTTGTTCTTTCTTGAGCTGAATACATTCTTTAGATTTTTTCTATTTCTTACCTATGTGCCCTAACTAGTTGCTAAACGGAACACCTACGGTTATCTGCACTATGTACGGAGGTATTCTTGCCTTAGCGTTTAAGTGTTTTGAAAGGCTAGGGTTCCTACAACAAGATAGCATTTTCTCCTGATTTCCAAAAAACACCTTAAAAACAGCTAATAAAGCGCCAGATGGGCATAAGAAACTGGTCTAACGCTTCTCTAACTGCGGCAGGAATGAGCATGTCATACAAAATCATATTCATATTATCAGGTAGCTAAACGTTTACTAAACGCATATAAACGTTTATATGCGTTTAGTAAACGCTTTTCCAGCCCGTTTTAAACCTGTTTTCCCAAAAACGGCCCTAAAACAGAATACCGGCTACCCATTCCCCGCCACTGCCTGCAAAACCCAGAAAGAAATCGCACCTTTGTAAAAGGTTTTGGCCGGTACCGCGTACAACCAAGAACCGTTTGTCACCCGGCCCCGGCCAGAATACCCGCGCACATGAGATTCGACGATTACCATATCAACCCCGCCATCAAGAAAGCCCTGGAAAAACTAGGCTTCAAGAAACCCACCGACATCCAGTTCAAGGCCATTCCGCCCATTTTAAAAGGCGAAGACGTGCTGGCCATTGCCCAGACCGGGACCGGTAAGACCGCCGCCTTCGCCATACCCGTGCTGCACATGCTGCATGAGCGCAAGCAATACGCCCGCCAGGACGGCATCAAGTGCCTGGTCATGGTGCCCACCCGCGAGCTGGCCCTCCAGATCACCGAGGTGTTCCAGACCCTGGGCAAGCACACCCGCGTCAAGACCATGACCGTGTAT
This Rufibacter radiotolerans DNA region includes the following protein-coding sequences:
- a CDS encoding ABC1 kinase family protein gives rise to the protein MKDTPQEQDHIPTSKVQRASKFISTGAKVGGNYIKHYAKKMVNPSLSKEELHTSNAEDIYASLGQLKGSALKMAQMMSMDKNLLPNAYQQKFMMAQYSAPPLSYPLVVRTFQKSFGAAPDTLFDTFTHSAVNAASIGQVHKATKDGKTYAVKVQYPGVADSVSSDLRMVRPIAYRLLNLNEKEMDHYMDEVEQKLLEETDYLLEVQRSQEISQACRHLPHLNFPTYYPQLSSARIITMDWLEGAHITDWLKTNPSQADRNKMGQALWDFYHYQVHHLKQVHADPHPGNFIIQEGPTLAIIDFGCVKVIPQDFYQGYFSLIKKESLLQEEELNQIFFDLEFISSQDTPVEQTYFKTVFREMIALLGKPFHSQTFDFGDDAYFKQIYDLGDRVARDKMFRNSRQARGSRHGLFVNRTYFGLYSLLNQLKANITTTKPDWLQ
- a CDS encoding TetR family transcriptional regulator C-terminal domain-containing protein translates to MENTAPIQHREPEEKARIKNAFIQHVLETGHEPASVFKFAQTLNLRQEEFFQYYNSFKSIKSEVWDQIFDQTLAVMYAQEVYPSYAAQEKLLSFYFTWIEELKKNRSYFLSLYEHQAGFAKVLPSEVMSFKRKFKAFAKEIVHEGKATGEIVDRKFFSDGYEEGMWAETMFIFQFWLRDTSPGFEKTDAAIEKSVALAFDLIGRNAIDSLLDFAKFLYQSR
- a CDS encoding SgcJ/EcaC family oxidoreductase, whose protein sequence is MKKMLLTGCICLLWVTGFAQQREKDQTAINAQIDAMIADWNRHNFDKMETYTTPDFDWVNIVGMWWKGQKENRHGLETYHKTFFKNTPQTKTKTHIRFLTDDVALVHLLWGVGAFYPPDGIDNGHNKMGDDEELATLVMVKQKGKWLITAGHNIVIDPFAAKNNPVLYMSKE
- a CDS encoding helix-turn-helix domain-containing protein, encoding MNIQVYLPAPGLREYVQSIMIFSLKSDSGSAMPLNPFPPTPQHSLFFYVNDPVQTQVFGSETLVSSPDCLLVGPQLTRVNIKMGHDHLMVHVGFKTGGLHKLTGVPMHLLLDQGYDASDVLGSEVSQLMEQLRNTPTQDQMVKQVEAFLWKKLKESAPPLPFDKALEQLVGATGNMPIEQVADLGCLSLKQFERKCRERIGLSPKVFARLIRFSNAYRLRETRPDLSWTHISYASGYFDQMHLIRDFKEFAGVTPGIIAKDLVQTPYRLQSNILV
- a CDS encoding iron chaperone, coding for MDPVETYINTFPAEVQTLLLQIRATIVAAAPQAQESISYGMPAYKTEGKALVYFAGFKHHIGFYATPTGHSAFAAELAAYKQGKGSVQFPLDQPVPYDLISRMVAFRAQENKENSGKK
- a CDS encoding toxin-antitoxin system YwqK family antitoxin — its product is MLAKKNYANGQKVHEQTEDTLTYFFKNGKVKATGPFTDNQMQGEWTFYRETGQLWQVGHFKDNQKHGSFVRYDRNDQVEYQEDFDNGKLLKKSL
- a CDS encoding class I SAM-dependent methyltransferase; protein product: MGLPSFPEVLSYPFLFLKETLFLKPITRTKYLMDTRQAYNLWAEQYDTNKNRTRDLEAVSLRETLHGLAFNRCLEVGCGTGKNTVWLAEHVTEVTAIDLSEEMLQKARQKIKTGFVHFIQADITQDWTFAQGPYDLVTFSLVLEHIEDLQTIFQKVKAVTQAGSYVYIGELHPFKQYTGSKARFDTPAGTQVVPCFTHHFSDFTQAALQNGFSLIMVQEYFDNDDRTTLPRILTLLLKRTEEQ
- a CDS encoding calcium:proton antiporter, giving the protein MKSFLQWTVVIPILAWVLYFSGLIHDSTFFQVAASVLLIFSVMAAVHYSEIIAQKVGEPYGTIILAISITVIEVSIIISLMMAEGKEAASLARDTVYSATMLILNGIVGLCLLIGSLKHYEQDFSKPSVTIALVSLVSIIGFALVFPTFTESVSGSYYSNPQLIFASIACLVIYSCFLFAQTKRHRSYFLTVGGDNEEEESEPLPISNRLFFTSLLFLILCLGIVVLLAKTLSPTIESIITGYNLPKTLVGVIIAAIILLAEGAAAIIAARNNKLQTSLNLSLGSALASIGLTIPSVAIVCILYDFKIILGLDIKSIILLGLSVFTVMLSLSSGKTNIVYGVVLLVNLFAFIFLMIYP
- a CDS encoding VOC family protein; the encoded protein is MEDKYVVPAQTRIGHVHLKVADLDRALAFYRDLLGFEVTTMYGSQAAFISAGGYHHHIGLNTWYSKDAPPAEQESVGLFHTAILYPTRKDLAFIFNRLQRAHYPITGASDHGVSEALYLDDPDGNGVELYWDRPKEQWPAKPDGSLDMYTRPLDLGDLLAEIDKP